One Vanessa atalanta chromosome 8, ilVanAtal1.2, whole genome shotgun sequence genomic window carries:
- the LOC125065567 gene encoding meteorin-like protein isoform X1 — protein sequence MGPEAVFWTVVLGLICIAEAGTIGDQCDWTGSGLTSTAERGVTPVYLRCREGSVSWIYPRGALRLLFKPPLPADERDFTVCVRVIRRPDPPDLFHTLRQNKTDVADRFPARIFVEGVRRLVPLYAPDDGDVRELRCFHSRHGQAALYVEAEPEEGTKRRVATFKYEARPLVRRHYDPATADCRPCSESELELAFCTSDLVSRGVIVGSEQREELDATQLTWRLTKLLRATASADSANSADSIDDAGDIGDIGNSLDDDRYYRYATDRRRRRSLLAHVQVSAACGAAAGAGEFLLMARRRLGRYSLVCAPRLHDWRALVERRNAEGTAHCSLQH from the exons tgGATTGACATCGACCGCGGAGCGTGGTGTGACACCGGTTTACCTCCGTTGCCGGGAGGGCAGCGTGTCGTGGATCTATCCCCGGGGCGCACTCCGGCTACTCTTCAAGCCGCCGCTGCCGGCCGATGAGCGCGACTTTACTGTTTGCGTCCGGGTCATAAGACGGCCTGACCCGCCTGATCTTTTCCATACATTGCGGCAAAATAAGACAG ACGTCGCAGATCGCTTTCCAGCACGTATCTTTGTGGAAGGTGTTCGAAGGCTGGTACCTCTGTACGCGCCCGACGATGGTGATGTCCGCGAGCTGCGGTGCTTCCACAGCCGACACGGACAAGCCGCGTTGTACGTCGAAGCCGAACCAGAGGAAGGAACTAAGAGACGAGTGGCAACGTTTAAATATGAGGCCAGGCCGCTTGTGAGGCGACACTACGACCCCGCCACAGCTGACTGCAGACCTTGCTCTGAATCCGAATTGGAGTTGGCATTCTGCACAAGTGATCTCG TGTCCCGTGGCGTGATCGTCGGTAGCGAACAGCGGGAGGAGCTGGACGCTACCCAGCTCACGTGGCGCCTCACCAAGCTGTTGCGCGCCACCGCGTCCGCCGACAGCGCGAACAGCGCAGACAGCATCGATGACGCCGGAGACATCGGCGACATCGGCAATAGTCTCGACGACGACCGCTACTACag GTACGCGACGGACAGACGGCGGCGCCGCTCGCTGCTGGCGCACGTGCAGGTGTCGGCGGcgtgcggcgcggcggcgggcgcgggcgagTTCCTGCTGATGGCGCGGCGGCGGCTCGGCCGGTACTCGCTCGTGTGCGCGCCGCGCCTGCACGACTGGCGCGCGCTGGTCGAGCGCCGCAACGCCGAGGGCACCGCGCACTGCTCGCTGCAGCACTGA
- the LOC125065567 gene encoding meteorin-like protein isoform X2: MLKRSCLNSNLSRRKSRRLAYDGQVLIHSGLTSTAERGVTPVYLRCREGSVSWIYPRGALRLLFKPPLPADERDFTVCVRVIRRPDPPDLFHTLRQNKTDVADRFPARIFVEGVRRLVPLYAPDDGDVRELRCFHSRHGQAALYVEAEPEEGTKRRVATFKYEARPLVRRHYDPATADCRPCSESELELAFCTSDLVSRGVIVGSEQREELDATQLTWRLTKLLRATASADSANSADSIDDAGDIGDIGNSLDDDRYYRYATDRRRRRSLLAHVQVSAACGAAAGAGEFLLMARRRLGRYSLVCAPRLHDWRALVERRNAEGTAHCSLQH, from the exons ATGCTGAAAAGAAGCTGTCTTAATTCAAATTTGTCCAGGAGAAAGAGTCGGCGCCTCGCGTATGATGGTCAAGTCTTGATCCATAG tgGATTGACATCGACCGCGGAGCGTGGTGTGACACCGGTTTACCTCCGTTGCCGGGAGGGCAGCGTGTCGTGGATCTATCCCCGGGGCGCACTCCGGCTACTCTTCAAGCCGCCGCTGCCGGCCGATGAGCGCGACTTTACTGTTTGCGTCCGGGTCATAAGACGGCCTGACCCGCCTGATCTTTTCCATACATTGCGGCAAAATAAGACAG ACGTCGCAGATCGCTTTCCAGCACGTATCTTTGTGGAAGGTGTTCGAAGGCTGGTACCTCTGTACGCGCCCGACGATGGTGATGTCCGCGAGCTGCGGTGCTTCCACAGCCGACACGGACAAGCCGCGTTGTACGTCGAAGCCGAACCAGAGGAAGGAACTAAGAGACGAGTGGCAACGTTTAAATATGAGGCCAGGCCGCTTGTGAGGCGACACTACGACCCCGCCACAGCTGACTGCAGACCTTGCTCTGAATCCGAATTGGAGTTGGCATTCTGCACAAGTGATCTCG TGTCCCGTGGCGTGATCGTCGGTAGCGAACAGCGGGAGGAGCTGGACGCTACCCAGCTCACGTGGCGCCTCACCAAGCTGTTGCGCGCCACCGCGTCCGCCGACAGCGCGAACAGCGCAGACAGCATCGATGACGCCGGAGACATCGGCGACATCGGCAATAGTCTCGACGACGACCGCTACTACag GTACGCGACGGACAGACGGCGGCGCCGCTCGCTGCTGGCGCACGTGCAGGTGTCGGCGGcgtgcggcgcggcggcgggcgcgggcgagTTCCTGCTGATGGCGCGGCGGCGGCTCGGCCGGTACTCGCTCGTGTGCGCGCCGCGCCTGCACGACTGGCGCGCGCTGGTCGAGCGCCGCAACGCCGAGGGCACCGCGCACTGCTCGCTGCAGCACTGA